Proteins encoded within one genomic window of Theobroma cacao cultivar B97-61/B2 chromosome 7, Criollo_cocoa_genome_V2, whole genome shotgun sequence:
- the LOC108662948 gene encoding G-type lectin S-receptor-like serine/threonine-protein kinase At4g27290 yields the protein MEGFLMKLFLCLLFFLTTRTSALNTIKPGQSIKDGETLVSAGGSFELGFFSPGNSKSRYLGIWYKKVSSGTVVWVANREASISDIAGVLSISDRGILAILNSTNSAVWSSNTSRNAKDPVAQLLESGNFVVKDRKDNDPKNLLWQSFDYPCDTFLPGMKIGRNFVTGFERHISSWKSTENPAPGQYSLGIDPRGLPQFALKKGPELLYKAGPWNGVYFRGKAVLEANPVHLYEFVLTKNEVYFKYETRNSSIFSRYLLNPSGLMQRSIWNERKNDWEVFSTLQADQCSIYAYCGAYATCTTNKSPPCTCLEGFVRRSASSKDLNPVDWSDGCIRRTPLTCDDGDSFLKHTGLKKPDTSMSWADMSMNLKECEKLCLKNCSCTAYANLDIREAGRGCLLWFGDLIDISDSTEGGQDLYIRLATSDLNIIQRKGKLKEKKKAGIITISVIIATGMTIVAFLLYVRMKKLRKVGEKEKEELDLPIFDFATIAKATNDFSSNNQLGQGGFGPVYKGTLIEGQEIAVKTLSKNSRQGPEEFKNEVTLIAKLQHRNLVKLFGCCIRRDERMLIYEYMPNKSLDYFIFDPTRSKFLDWHSRMHIVDGIARGLLYLHHDSRLRIIHRDLKASNILLDNSMNPKISDFGLARKFGDDQTEANTKRVVGTYGYMSPEYAVDGLFSMKSDFFSFGVLVLEIVAGKRNRGFSHPEHDHNLLGHAWRLWMEERPLELIDNALGNSYIVAEVLRCINVALLCVQRHPEDRPNMSMVLLMLSGETILPKPKQPGFFIERNLPLAYSKSVKHEPFSVYGSNITELEPR from the exons ATGGAAGGTTTCTTAATGAAGCTTTTTCTGTGTTTGCTTTTCTTCTTGACTACAAGAACTTCCGCACTAAACACTATTAAACCTGGACAATCCATCAAAGATGGTGAGACCCTTGTGTCAGCTGGTGGAAGCTTTGAACTGGGATTTTTCAGTCCCGGGAATTCTAAGAGTCGATATCTAGGAATTTGGTATAAGAAAGTATCAAGTGGGACTGTTGTATGGGTAGCAAACAGGGAAGCTTCTATTTCTGATATCGCAGGAGTTCTAAGTATCAGTGACAGGGGAATTCTCGCAATTCTGAACAGCACCAATAGCGCTGTTTGGTCTTCCAATACATCAAGAAACGCAAAGGACCCAGTTGCACAACTCCTGGAGTCGGGAAATTTTGTGGTGAAAGACAGAAAAGATAATGATCCGAAGAACCTTCTTTGGCAGAGTTTTGATTATCCTTGTGATACCTTTCTACCAGGAATGAAGATTGGAAGAAACTTTGTCACTGGTTTTGAGAGGCATATCTCATCCTGGAAAAGCACAGAAAATCCTGCTCCAGGCCAATATAGTCTCGGGATAGATCCTCGGGGGTTGCCACAGTTTGCTCTTAAGAAGGGACCTGAACTGTTGTATAAAGCAGGACCATGGAATGGTGTTTACTTTAGGGGAAAAGCAGTGCTTGAAGCTAATCCAGTACATTTATATGAGTTCGTCTTGACTAAGAATGAGGTCTATTTCAAATATGAGACTCGAAACAGTTCTATCTTTTCAAGGTACCTATTGAATCCATCAGGTCTAATGCAACGTTCCATATGGAatgagagaaaaaatgacTGGGAGGTTTTCTCTACACTTCAAGCAGATCAGTGTTCAATCTATGCCTATTGTGGAGCATATGCTACTTGCACCACGAATAAGTCTCCTCCATGCACATGCTTGGAAGGTTTTGTGCGCAGATCAGCATCCTCCAAGGATTTGAATCCTGTAGATTGGTCAGATGGATGTATTCGAAGAACACCATTGACGTGTGATGATGGAGATAGCTTTCTCAAGCATACAGGATTAAAAAAACCAGATACATCGATGTCTTGGGCAGACATGAGCATGAATCTCAAGGAATGCGAGAAACTGTGTTTGAAGAATTGCTCTTGCACAGCTTATGCAAATTTAGATATCAGAGAGGCAGGCCGTGGCTGCTTGCTATGGTTTGGAGACCTAATTGACATCTCAGACTCCACTGAGGGTGGACAAGACCTTTATATCAGGCTGGCCACTTCAGATCTAA ATATCATTCAACGCAAAGGAAAgctgaaagaaaagaaaaaagcaggAATCATAACCATCTCTGTCATTATAGCCACCGGAATGACGATAGTAGCATTTTTGTTGTATGTTCGGATGAAAAAGCTTAGAAAAGTAG gtgaaaaggaaaaggaagaatTAGATTTGCCTATATTTGATTTCGCCACAATAGCTAAGGCAACAAATGACTTCTCAAGCAACAACCAGCTGGGACAAGGTGGATTTGGTCCTGTGTACAAG GGTACATTGATAGAGGGGCAAGAAATAGCAGTAAAGACGCTTTCAAAGAATTCAAGACAAGGACCAGAAGAGTTCAAAAATGAAGTAACATTGATTGCCAAACTTCAGCACCGCAATCTTGTAAAGCTCTTTGGTTGTTGCATCAGGAGAGATGAAAGGATGTTAATCTATGAGTACATGCCTAACAAGAGTTTGGACTACTTTATTTTCG ATCCAACAAGAAGCAAATTTCTGGACTGGCATAGCCGCATGCATATTGTTGATGGAATTGCTAGAGGGCTTCTTTATCTCCACCATGACTCTAGATTGAGGATTATCCATAGAGATCTCAAAGCAAGCAATATCTTACTAGATAATAGTATGAACCCAAAGATTTCAGATTTTGGATTAGCTAGGAAGTTTGGGGATGATCAGACTGAGGCCAATACTAAAAGAGTGGTTGGAACATA TGGTTATATGTCACCTGAGTATGCCGTCGATGGGCTTTTCTCAATGAAATCTGACTTCTTTAGCTTTGGAGTTTTGGTTCTGGAGATAGTAGCTGGAAAGAGAAACAGAGGATTTTCCCACCCGGAACATGATCATAATCTTCTTGGACAT GCATGGAGATTGTGGATGGAAGAGAGGCCACTAGAACTAATTGACAATGCATTAGGTAACTCTTATATTGTGGCTGAAGTCTTAAGATGCATCAATGTAGCTCTATTATGTGTGCAGCGACATCCTGAAGACAGACCTAACATGTCAATGGTGCTGCTGATGTTGTCCGGTGAGACTATATTGCCTAAACCGAAGCAGCCTGGCTTTTTCATTGAAAGAAATCTGCCACTGGCTTATTCTAAATCAGTCAAGCATGAACCATTCTCAGTATATGGATCAAATATAACAGAGCTAGAACCACGTTAG
- the LOC18593777 gene encoding G-type lectin S-receptor-like serine/threonine-protein kinase At4g27290, whose product MGLVLCLLLFFITRTSALNTITPGQSIKDGETLVSAGGSFELGFFSPGNSKSRYLGIWYKKVSSGTVVWVANREASISDTSGVLSISDRGILAILNSINSAVWSSNTSRNAKESVAQLLESGNFVVKDRNDNDPENLLWQSFDYPCDTFLPGMKIGKDFVTGFDRYISSRRSTEDPASGQYSIRIDPRGLPQFVLKKGPEILFRAGSWNGVYFTGKPVLKANPVYSYEFVLNKNEVYYKYEMQNSSIFSRYLLNPSGLIKGSILNERKNDWEVFSTAQADQCSIYAFCGAYATCSTNKSPPCTCLEGFVRSSASSTDLNSVDWSDGCIRRTPLTCDDGDSFLKQTGLKIPDTSISWTDMSMNLKECENLCLKNCSCTAYANLDIREGGHGCLLWFGDLIDISDFTEGGQDIYIRLATSDLNHIQRKGKSKEKQKAGIIIISVIIATGMMIVSFLLYTRKKKLRKAGEQEKEELELPVFDFATIAKATNNFSSNNQLGQGGFGPVYKGTLIEGQEIAVKRLSKNSGQGLEEFKNEVTLIAKLQHRNLVKLFGCCIRRDERMLIYEYMPNKSLDYFIFDPTRSKFLDWHSRMHIVDGIARGLLYLHHDSRLRIIHRDVKASNILLDNSMNPKISDFGLARKFGSDQTEANTKRVVGTYGYMSPEYAFDGLFSMKSDVFSFGVLVLEIVAGKRNRGFSHPEHDHNLLGHAWRLWMEERPLELIDNALGNSYMVAEVLRCINVALLCVQRHPEDRPNMSMVLLMLSGQTILPQPKQPGFFIERNLPLAYSKSVKHEPFSAYGSTVTVLEPR is encoded by the exons ATGGGGCTTGTTCTCTgtttgcttcttttctttattacaAGAACTTCTGCACTAAACACTATTACACCAGGCCAATCCATAAAAGATGGTGAAACTCTGGTGTCAGCTGGTGGAAGCTTTGAACTGGGATTTTTCAGTCCCGGGAATTCTAAGAGTCGATATCTAGGAATTTGGTACAAGAAAGTATCAAGTGGGACTGTTGTATGGGTAGCGAACAGGGAAGCTTCTATTTCTGATACCTCAGGCGTTCTAAGTATCAGTGACAGGGGAATTCTCGCAATTCTGAATAGCATCAATAGCGCTGTTTGGTCTTCCAATACATCAAGAAATGCAAAGGAATCAGTTGCACAACTGCTGGAGTCGGGAAATTTTGTGGTGAAAGACAGAAATGATAATGATCCGGAGAACCTTCTTTGGCAGAGTTTTGATTATCCTTGTGATACCTTTCTACCGGGAATGAAGATTGGAAAAGACTTTGTCACTGGTTTTGATAGGTATATATCATCCAGGAGAAGCACAGAAGATCCTGCTTCAGGCCAATATAGTATCAGGATAGATCCTCGGGGGTTGCCACAGTTTGTTCTTAAGAAGGGACCTGAAATATTGTTTAGAGCAGGATCATGGAATGGTGTTTACTTTACAGGAAAACCAGTGCTTAAAGCTAATCCAGTATATTCGTATGAGTTTGTCTTGAATAAGAATGAGGTCTACTACAAATATGAGATGCAAAACAGTTCCATCTTTTCGAGGTACTTATTGAATCCATCAGGTCTAATAAAAGGTTCCATACTGAatgagagaaaaaatgacTGGGAGGTTTTCTCAACAGCACAAGCAGATCAGTGTTCAATCTATGCCTTTTGTGGAGCATATGCCACTTGCAGCACCAACAAGTCTCCTCCATGTACATGCTTGGAAGGGTTTGTGCGGAGTTCAGCATCCTCCACAGATTTGAACTCTGTAGATTGGTCAGATGGATGTATTCGAAGGACGCCATTGACGTGTGATGATGGAGATAGCTTTCTCAAGCAGACTGGATTAAAAATACCAGATACATCGATATCTTGGACAGACATGAGCATGAATCTCAAGGAATGTGAGAATTTGTGTTTGAAAAATTGCTCTTGCACAGCTTATGCAAATTTAGATATTAGAGAGGGAGGCCATGGCTGCTTGCTGTGGTTTGGAGACCTAATTGACATCTCAGACTTCACGGAGGGTGGACAAGACATTTATATCAGGCTGGCCACTTCAGATCTAA ATCACATTCAACGCAAAGGAAAGTCGAAGGAAAAGCAAAAAGCTGGAATTATAATCATCTCTGTCATTATAGCCACAGGAATGATGATAGTCTCATTTTTGTTGTATACCCGGAAGAAAAAGCTTAGAAAAGCAG GTGAACAGGAAAAGGAAGAACTAGAGTTGCCGGTATTTGATTTCGCCACAATAGCTAAGGCAACAAATAACTTCTCAAGCAACAACCAGCTGGGACAAGGTGGATTTGGTCCTGTGTACAAG ggTACATTGATAGAGGGGCAAGAAATAGCAGTAAAGAGACTTTCAAAGAATTCAGGACAAGGACTGGAAGAGTTCAAAAATGAAGTAACATTGATTGCTAAACTTCAGCACCGCAATCTTGTAAAGCTCTTCGGTTGTTGCATCAGGAGAGATGAAAGGATGTTAATCTATGAGTACATGCCTAACAAAAGTTTGGACTACTTTATTTTCG ATCCAACAAGAAGCAAATTTCTGGACTGGCATAGCCGCATGCATATTGTTGATGGAATTGCTAGAGGGCTTCTTTATCTCCACCATGACTCTAGATTGAGGATTATCCATAGAGATGTCAAAGCAAGCAATATCTTACTAGATAATAGTATGAACCCAAAGATTTCAGATTTCGGATTGGCTAGGAAGTTTGGAAGTGATCAGACTGAGGCCAATACTAAAAGAGTGGTCGGAACCTA CGGCTATATGTCACCTGAGTATGCCTTTGATGGGCTTTTCTCAATGAAATCTGACGTCTTTAGCTTTGGGGTTTTGGTTCTGGAGATAGTAGCAGGAAAGAGAAACAGAGGATTTTCCCACCCGGAACATGACCATAATCTTCTTGGACAT GCATGGAGATTGTGGATGGAAGAGAGGCCATTAGAACTAATTGACAATGCATTAGGTAACTCTTATATGGTGGCTGAAGTTTTAAGATGCATCAATGTAGCTCTATTATGTGTGCAGCGACACCCTGAAGACAGACCTAACATGTCAATGGTGCTGCTGATGTTGTCCGGCCAGACTATATTGCCTCAACCGAAGCAGCCTGGCTTTTTCATTGAAAGAAATCTGCCACTGGCTTATTCTAAATCAGTCAAGCATGAACCATTCTCGGCATATGGATCTACTGTAACGGTGTTAGAACCACGTTAG